The following coding sequences are from one Schizosaccharomyces osmophilus chromosome 1, complete sequence window:
- the ptl3 gene encoding triacylglycerol lipase ptl3, producing the protein MSKDELKFQMEYASTYEDWLQAAEKLDMAEGKYEWRERPESEEYNYKLVESRLHELKKLRLSGDVRLMFGILQSSVARDFANLDNSQLYNYAYSGTKKLIDEFIQEVLLCVEFLEESPEVSMEEKLVEFSKLKFTVGNTALILSGGGTFGMNHIGVLKDLHEQGLVPKIICGSSAGAIVACAAAVRNTEEQKILLKQFHTGDLNVFTDPNLPPLSLWASLKQYFTKGCVLDICHLERVLKLLIGDYTFQEAFDRSGYVLNVTVSCGSSYEMPSLLNYITTPNVLIWSAVVATCSVPFLFQPATLWERDPLTREIAAFCVTDAPLWMDGSVDNDIPHSKLTELFHVNHFIVSQVNFHIVPFIMDPTSHSWWERCAKKAIDLAAQEVSLTFRLLSEIGIFPTFFTKLQSVITQKYSGDITILPKLNYRQVKKVIKNPTPSFLLDAMTRGKRGTWKRIPVTRNHCAIEILIESAYTRIVKKLQAEGKTKREIDMIPNRFNAGRVNAQAQKRLLHVHS; encoded by the coding sequence ATGTCTAAAGATGaattgaaatttcaaatgGAATATGCTTCCACATACGAAGATTGGCTTCAGGCCGCCGAGAAACTGGACATGGCAGAAGGAAAATATGAATGGCGAGAACGACCCGAATCAGAAGAGTACAACTACAAGTTAGTTGAAAGCAGACTTCATGAATTGAAGAAACTTCGGCTTTCTGGAGACGTGAGGCTCATGTTTGGAATTTTACAAAGTTCAGTTGCGAGAGACTTTGCAAACCTAGATAATAGTCAATTATACAATTACGCATATTCTGGAACAAAAAAACTGattgatgaatttattCAGGAAGTTCTATTGTGTGTTGAGTTTCTGGAAGAGAGCCCAGAAGTATCGATGGAGGAAAAGCTAGTTGAGTTTTCGAAACTCAAGTTTACTGTGGGAAATACAGCTTTGATATTGAGCGGAGGAGGTACGTTTGGCATGAATCATATAGGTGTTTTGAAAGATCTGCATGAACAAGGCCTGGTACCGAAGATCATATGTGGCTCGTCTGCTGGAGCCATTGTTGCGTGTGCAGCAGCAGTACGAAACACggaagaacaaaagataCTATTAAAGCAATTTCACACGGGAGATTTGAATGTATTCACTGATCCGAACCTTCCTCCGCTTTCTTTGTGGGCAAGTTTAAAACAGTACTTTACAAAGGGATGTGTTTTGGACATTTGTCATTTAGAAAGAGTGTTGAAACTGTTGATTGGTGATTATACGTTTCAAGAAGCATTTGACCGATCAGGCTATGTCTTGAACGTTACGGTCTCTTGTGGCAGTTCGTATGAGATGCCTAGTTTGCTAAACTACATTACGACGCCGAATGTTCTCATTTGGAGTGCGGTAGTGGCGACATGTTCAGTACCGTTTCTATTTCAGCCTGCGACGTTATGGGAAAGAGATCCATTGACACGAGAAATTGCGGCGTTTTGTGTGACGGATGCGCCTTTATGGATGGATGGTTCGGTCGACAATGATATCCCGCATTCGAAGCTTACCGAGCTGTTTCATGTGAACCATTTTATTGTGTCGCAAGTGAATTTTCACATTGTACCATTTATCATGGATCCGACATCTCACAGTTGGTGGGAACGATGTGCGAAAAAGGCGATTGATTTAGCGGCACAGGAGGTGAGTCTTACATTTCGGCTTTTATCGGAAATAGGGATTTTCCCTACATTTTTCACCAAGCTTCAATCTGTAATTACACAAAAATACTCTGGAGACATTAcgattcttccaaaattaaattatcGACAAGTCAAGAAGGTGATAAAAAATCCAACGCCTTCGTTCCTGCTAGACGCTATGACAAGAGGAAAGCGAGGAACATGGAAAAGGATTCCAGTGACACGAAACCACTGTGCGATTGAAATTTTGATTGAGAGTGCATACACACGCATTGTGAAAAAACTACAAGCAGAAGGAAAGACAAAACGAGAAATTGACATGATTCCAAACCGGTTCAACGCGGGTCGCGTGAACGCGCAAGCACAAAAAAGGTTGCTACATGTGCATTCGTAA
- the plb3 gene encoding lysophospholipase Plb3, translating to MNLLLSSFLVFLASQIAVSLPQEPFLERDLQTPYDQLPELSPEAVRLGTRYIEATRMQKRDDTSSEYAPYNVTCPSDLLREGTQGMNSGEQSFLSKRVDSVNKQTRQFVQNSGLNISVNDVITDKDGPRLGMAFSGGGFRAMLNGAGFFDAFDSRGSDSSKFSGLVQSSMYITGLSGGSWLVGSIAINNFSNVSYLQDNVWDMDHTVFSPYSNPIRDVEYLNHLRQEIDAKQDAGFDTSITDLWGRSLSRKLVDAPRGGPGLTWSSIRNQSWFQNAEYPYPILISDSRREDEHIIPENSTIFEFTPYEFGTWDNGINAFIPMEYVGTHLNDGSPPDNKCVRGFDNAGFVMGSSATLFNEALLRLNSNGTWAEIARSILNRISSKQNDIAPYPNPFQNYTAKNTSVANNFKNFPTVDLVDGGEDNQNIPIWPLLHPQRFVDVIFAVDSTDDENGWPTGSSLVNTYERIVNSNHNKSIDVRGFPYIPDTDTFISLGLNARPTFFGCDGKNTTLKQDYVDNKTPPLVVYMPNYPWSYDSNISTFTFELSNGKTDDVINNARLAATQNNSDDFATCLACAVVQRSVERKNMTTPAQCKKCFQDYCWNGTTSNKNIVYNPTILSGSAQSLASRTMGFGLATMLVSLVPFVLLIA from the coding sequence ATGAATCTTTTGTTATCGTCCTTTCTAGTCTTTCTCGCTTCTCAAATCGCTGTCTCTTTACCCCAGGAGCCGTTTTTGGAGCGTGATCTTCAAACTCCCTACGACCAACTACCGGAATTGAGCCCCGAGGCTGTTAGATTGGGTACTCGCTATATCGAAGCCACGCGCATGCAGAAGCGTGATGATACGAGTTCTGAATATGCTCCTTACAATGTAACTTGCCCCAGCGACCTTTTGCGTGAAGGTACCCAGGGCATGAACAGCGGTGAGCAATCGTTTTTGAGCAAGCGTGTGGATAGTGTTAACAAACAAACCCGACAATTTGTTCAAAACTCCGGCCTCAACATCAGTGTCAATGATGTTATCACCGACAAGGATGGTCCACGTCTTGGTATGGCTTTCTCTGGTGGTGGATTCCGTGCCATGTTGAACGGGGCCGGATTTTTTGACGCCTTTGATAGCCGCGGCAGCGATTCCTCTAAATTCTCTGGACTTGTTCAAAGTTCCATGTATATTACTGGTCTCTCTGGTGGTTCTTGGCTTGTTGGTTCCATTGCTATCAACAACTTTTCCAACGTTAGTTACTTGCAAGATAATGTTTGGGACATGGATCATACCGTTTTTAGCCCTTATTCCAACCCAATCAGGGATGTCGAATATTTAAATCATCTTCGCCAAGAAATTGATGCTAAACAGGATGCCGGTTTTGACACTTCCATCACTGATCTTTGGGGTCGTTCTTTATCTAGAAAGCTTGTTGATGCTCCAAGAGGTGGCCCCGGTCTCACTTGGTCGAGCATTCGTAACCAATCATGGTTCCAAAACGCCGAGTATCCTTACCCCATTCTCATATCCGACAGCCGTAGGGAAGATGAGCACATTATTCCCGAAAACTCAactatttttgaatttacTCCTTACGAATTCGGCACATGGGATAATGGTATCAACGCTTTTATTCCGATGGAATACGTCGGTACTCATTTGAATGATGGCTCTCCTCCAGACAACAAATGTGTTCGCGGCTTCGACAATGCTGGTTTCGTAATGGGAAGTTCTGCCACTCTTTTCAACGAGGCTTTGTTAAGATTGAATTCCAACGGCACTTGGGCTGAAATTGCTCGAAGCATATTGAATCGTATTTCCAGCAAACAGAATGATATTGCCCCTTACCCTAATCCCTTCCAAAACTACACTGCCAAGAATACTTCCGTTGCCAATAACTTTAAGAACTTCCCTACTGTTGACCTCGTTGACGGTGGTGAGGATAATCAGAATATTCCTATATGGCCTTTGCTTCATCCTCAGCGTTTTGTGGATGTCATTTTTGCTGTTGACTCTACTGACGACGAGAACGGCTGGCCCACAGGTTCATCTCTCGTTAATACATATGAGAGAATTGTTAACAGCAACCACAACAAGAGTATCGATGTCCGCGGCTTTCCCTATATTCCTGACACAGATACATTCATTTCTCTCGGCTTGAACGCTCGCCCTACCTTCTTCGGCTGTGACGGAAAAAACACTACCTTGAAGCAAGACTATGTCGATAACAAGACTCCTCCTTTAGTCGTTTATATGCCCAACTATCCTTGGTCTTATGATTCCAATATTTCAACATTTACTTTTGAGTTATCGAACGGAAAGACGGACGATGTTATTAATAATGCTCGCTTGGCTGCCACTCAAAACAACAGTGACGATTTTGCTACTTGTCTTGCTTGTGCCGTGGTGCAACGATCAGTGGAGCGCAAAAACATGACTACTCCTGCACAATGTAAGAAATGTTTCCAGGATTACTGCTGGAACGGTACTACTTCAAACAAGAATATTGTGTATAATCCCACAATTCTTTCTGGCTCAGCTCAATCTTTAGCTTCTCGTACCATGGGCTTTGGACTTGCTACCATGCTTGTATCGCTTGTTCCATTTGTTTTGCTGATTGCATAA
- the plb1 gene encoding phospholipase B-like protein Plb1 has protein sequence MLLRGLSLWTLFLASCLHTFAFPANEEPSVVFAQKRKSGGSNEPSYAPYYAECPSRNIVETLSNGSIPRAESQYMSSRSSKTNSAVKDFLRNAQLPNMATDSLSGQNGPSIGIALSGGGFRAMLLDGGAISAMDARHSNHTIFSGLLQASDYIVGADGGAWTLGSMAVNNFSTVEELSGSVWQLAKPVMYPKSAIVFNASFYKNLISQVTAKLNAGFNISLSDYWGRVLGRPFGDSHYGMPNISYSSISDQEWYRQADFPYPIITFATNQNYSDQVDDLSSIMLEASPDVFGTFDAGIDAFIPTEYLGTSLDNGASSNGSCVVNYDNFGFMMALSSTYFNTQMRNFNDSSTKNGILIQEYLKNNFSEHGEQVAPIPNPFRGISSARTSLANNLANDENLNIVDSSMTGENLPLWPLIQKGRDVDVIFAVDNSADSEYVWPNGNSLVKTYEHVLDAQNKGHSNVKGFPYVPSTQSFVSLHYNNRPIFFGCDGRNTTAGDRPVTRDTPPLVIYLPNVPWNYYTNISTDRTYYTADQQNNLLLNGLISTTLDNETYFGQCVACAVVKRTLERQNATASPECQQCYQDFCWSGIIDDTAANDDIVYDPTPRL, from the coding sequence ATGCTGCTTCGTGGATTAAGTCTTTGGACCTTATTTTTGGCTTCTTGCCTTCatacttttgcttttcccGCAAATGAAGAACCCTCTGTGGTCTTTGCACAAAAACGCAAAAGCGGCGGCAGCAACGAACCCAGCTATGCTCCCTATTACGCTGAATGCCCTTCTCGTAACATCGTCGAGACTCTTTCAAATGGTAGCATTCCTCGTGCCGAGTCCCAGTACATGAGCAGCCGTTCCTCGAAAACGAACAGTGCCGTGAAAGACTTCCTTAGAAATGCTCAATTACCCAACATGGCTACCGATAGCCTGTCCGGCCAAAACGGTCCTTCTATCGGTATTGCTTTGTCCGGTGGTGGTTTCCGTGCCATGCTTTTGGATGGTGGTGCCATCTCCGCTATGGATGCTCGCCATAGCAATCATACAATCTTCTCTGGTCTTCTTCAAGCCTCCGATTACATCGTTGGTGCCGACGGTGGTGCTTGGACCCTAGGCTCTATGGCCGTCAACAACTTCTCCACCGTTGAGGAGCTTTCCGGCAGCGTTTGGCAATTGGCTAAGCCTGTCATGTACCCCAAGAGTGCCATTGTCTTCAACGCCAGTTTTTACAAGAACCTCATATCCCAGGTCACAGCCAAGCTCAATGCTGGCTTTAACATCTCCCTCTCTGACTACTGGGGCCGTGTCTTGGGTCGTCCTTTTGGTGACAGTCACTATGGTATGCCTAACATCTCTTACTCTAGCATTTCCGACCAAGAGTGGTACAGACAGGCTGACTTTCCCTATCCCATCATCACTTTTGCTACCAACCAAAACTATTCTGACCAAGTCGATGACCTCAGCTCGATCATGTTGGAAGCTTCTCCCGATGTCTTTGGTACCTTTGATGCCGGCATCGATGCTTTCATCCCCACCGAATACTTGGGTACTTCTTTGGACAACGGCGCTAGCTCCAACGGCTCTTGTGTCGTCAACTATGACAACTTTGGCTTCATGATGGCTCTTTCTTCCACCTACTTCAACACCCAAATGCGCAACTTCAACGACTCCAGTACCAAGAACGGTATTCTCATTCAAGAAtacttaaaaaataacttCTCTGAGCACGGCGAACAAGTTGCTCCCATCCCTAATCCCTTCCGTGGTATTTCCAGCGCTCGTACTAGCCTTGCTAACAACTTGGCCAACGACGAAAACTTAAACATCGTCGATTCTTCCATGACCGGTGAAAACCTCCCTTTGTGGCCTTTGATTCAAAAAGGTCGTGATGTCGACGTTATCTTCGCGGTCGACAACAGCGCTGACTCGGAATATGTCTGGCCCAACGGTAACTCTCTTGTCAAGACTTATGAACATGTTTTGGATGCTCAAAACAAGGGCCATAGTAACGTTAAGGGTTTCCCTTATGTTCCCAGCACCCAGTCTTTTGTAAGCCTTCATTACAACAACCGTCCCATCTTCTTTGGCTGTGATGGCCGCAACACCACTGCTGGCGATCGCCCTGTCACTCGTGATACTCCTCCTTTGGTCATCTACCTTCCCAACGTTCCTTGGAATTACTACACAAACATCTCCACTGACCGTACTTATTACACCGCTGACCAACAAAAcaaccttcttttgaacGGTTTGATTTCTACTACCTTGGACAATGAGACTTACTTTGGTCAATGTGTTGCTTGTGCCGTTGTTAAGCGTACTTTGGAACGTCAAAACGCTACTGCTAGCCCTGAATGCCAGCAATGCTACCAAGACTTCTGCTGGAGTGGTATTATCGATGACACCGCTGCCAACGACGATATTGTCTATGACCCTACTCCTCGTTTGTAA